Genomic window (Eubalaena glacialis isolate mEubGla1 chromosome X, mEubGla1.1.hap2.+ XY, whole genome shotgun sequence):
TGTGAGTCAACACTTGGCCCCCTTATTCATGTACTATTCACATCTTGATTCATTCCCCCTCCTACACATTCATCCCACAAACCTTTACTAGAGCCCACTCTCTGTGGGACTCCAAATCCTAGGGCTCCCAAGTCCCTGAAGAGGGCTCTACCCCTTGTCCTAGTGAGCAGCTCCAATGGGTGGCTCAAGGAGTACATACATAGGCATTTCAACACTGGCTTTAAATACTGATCAGGGTGCCATGCAAAGGGATTGGGGTGAGAGCTTGTTACATATGAGTGGGGGCTGGGGTGCCTGAGAGAGAAGGGACCCATCCATCAGGGCAGCTGGGGtgccccacccccaacctggGATAAGCGAACAGAGTAGAGGCCCTCTCTGGAGGGTCCCAGGGCCAACTGGGAGCCAGCCCTCCCTTCGAGGTAGATCATCGCGGGGGGAACCGAGGAGGAGCTCCCACGGTGGCAATGACAGGCGGTCACTTCCTCAGTGGTACTGCTGATAGCTGGGGTAGCCTGGGGCCGGGGTACCCTCCTTAGGGGGCAGCTGGCTGGGGTCCTCCAGGAATGGGGGTGCTGGAGCGGGGAGAATTGGATAAAGATGAGCGGAGGAGGCAAGGCAGAGCATTTCCCACCTCTCCCTGGCCAGCTTCACCAGGAACTCACCATTGCGGAACTGCTGGGCGGTGTAGCGAGTGAGGAGGATGCCAACACCCTCGATGAGGGCCAACAGAATGCCTCCCATCATTGCCGAGCCCACCATGGCCAATGGGCCACCTGGAGGAATGAGGAGGCACGGGGAGAGAGGTGAGAGCAGGCAGAACAGGGTGGaaagggctggggcctggggatgGGGCACTCACTGCGGGCAGCCAGCACAGCCCCGGTCAATGCTCCGCTGGTGATGGAGTTCCAGGGATCTTCCTTGCCCCGCAGCCGCACCAGACCGCAGTCGATGGTGGAGAACAGGCCCCCCCAC
Coding sequences:
- the TIMM17B gene encoding mitochondrial import inner membrane translocase subunit Tim17-B, which produces MEEYAREPCPWRIVDDCGGAFTMGVIGGGVFQAIKGFRNAPVGIRHRMRGSVNAVRIRAPQIGGSFAVWGGLFSTIDCGLVRLRGKEDPWNSITSGALTGAVLAARSGPLAMVGSAMMGGILLALIEGVGILLTRYTAQQFRNAPPFLEDPSQLPPKEGTPAPGYPSYQQYH